Genomic window (Thomasclavelia spiroformis DSM 1552):
TAACTGAATCAAATGATGAGTTTCTATCTCTTGGAATATTTAAATCCATATTCCCTTGAGATGTTTTAACTGTTTTTTTGTAAGTTCCATTACGATAATTAGTTTTATCTGTTTTTTGATCATACTTGTCATATCCCATATATTCATCAAATTCAGAGTTCAACATATCTTGTAATGTTTCACCTAATAAGTCTTTTAATGCATTAGTTATGTCAGTAGGTGATGTAACACCATACTCATCAATTATATATTTAACTATATCTTTTTTACTCATAATAAAAATCCTCCTTTGGCAGTTAATTTAATTCTACCATTGGTGGATTAGTTTACACAAAATTATTTACACTCTCCATATCCCATTTTTCTTCTGTCATATGACTAATCTGCTTTTTTATTAATAGTAATCCTAAAAATAATCCAACTGCCAAAATTCCTGCAAGAGTAATACCACTTAAATAAATTAACACGATTCCAAATAATTTAAGCATTTTATACCTTCTCTATATTAATCCTAATTCAATAAATTCATAATATATTCCATCTTCATCAACACTTCTACAAATTCTTGAAGCAACCTCTTTAAGTTCTTTACAAGCATTCCCCATCGCTATTCCACATTCAACAAAATTGATCATTTCATAATCATTCATACTATCACCAAAAGCTATCGTATCTTTTTTATCAATTCCTAAATAATCAATCACCTGTTTAATTGCTGTGGCTTTATTATCAACTTTGGAAATTAATTCACCATTAATTGTTGTTGCATCAAAGATATCATGAATTACCATATTAACATCATCACCTAATTGTTTTTTTGCTCGTTCAACATCAATTTGATCAGTAGCAATAAAACATATTTTATGAATATCTTGATTATTATATAATGATAAATCTTGAATACTAAATTTCTTAAATTCTTCTTGCATCATTTTTTCAAGTTCTATATTACCAGATTCAAAATTAACTCCCCCTATAAACAACTCTACCATCTTTTTAGACATATAAGTTACGTCTGTACATTCGTAATTATAATATATATTATTCTCATCAAATACTTTAGATATCTTATCTACTAATAATTTATTAAAATAAACACTATGAATAACTTTATTATCAATTTCTATATAACTACCAGCACTTGCAATAATCCCATCAAAATCTGCTTTAGCTAGTTCATACTTGATTCCGGTTTTATTTCTTCCTGTGCAAATAAATACACAATGACCATTTTGTCGAGCTCGATTAATTGCCTCTATTACTTTGGGATTCATTGTTGCATGTCCAGAAACTAAAGTTCCATCAACATCTAAAAAAATACTTTTTCTTTTCATCATTTATCTCCTTTGCAAAATACGTTATTAGTATACTTGATATTTTACTTTAAATAAAGAATATTGATAAATAATAAAAATAGCACCTACTTATTGAAGTGAACCCAATTTATTGGATACTATATTTAAATTTAAGTTTAAGCAGTTAATAAGGATTGATTCCTGTATTGGACAGGAGTTAGTCCTTTTAATTTTGCTGTTATTCTTTGTGTATTATAATAATCAATATATTCTTCCATCGCAATCTTTAAATCATCTAATGTTTCAAATGTATACTCATATCCATAAAACATCTCATTTTTCATCTTTCCAAAAAAGTTTTCCATTGGCGAATTGTCTAAACAGTTTCCCTTTCTTGACATTGACTGTTGAATTCTTTTTTCTTCAAGCATTTCATGATATGACTGCATCTGATATTGCCAGCCTTGATCTGAATGAAAGATAAGATTATTCAAATTATCATATTTTTCAAAAGCTTTATTAAGCATATCTTTTGTTTGTTCAAAATTTGGAGTTGATGCTAGAATAAAAACTGTACCAGTTAAATGGAAGAACTAGCTAGTATATGATACAATGTCATAAGCTTAAATCAAAAATAGAAAAGGGGTATATGATGATGACTAAACCAACATTTACAGATGAATTTAAACAGGGAGTTGTTCAATATGTTTTAGAACATCCTGATGAATCTAAAGTAGCTATAGCTAAACAGTTTGGTATTGCTGATAGCACTGTTCATAAATGGCTTAAAGATGCCAGTAGTAATGACGGCGTAATTAATTCAAGAGGAAGCGGTAATTATTCAAGTGACGAAGCTAAAGAAATTGCCAGATTAAAAAAAGAACTGAAAGATACACAGGATGCTTTAGAAGTCCTAAAAAAGGCTATTGGCATACTGGGCAATTAACTAAGCAGGATCTTTATAAAAGGATAAAAGAAAAATCTAAAAAAGATAAACAGACTTCAGTTACCGGTATGCTAAAAAAATTACAACTGAGTAAATCAGGATATTATGAATATTTGAAAAGAAAACCATGTAAACAAAAAATCAGAAAAGCTAGAATCACAGAAAGAATCAAGAAAATCTATAAGGATTCAAAAGAAATATATGGAGCTCCTAAAATAACTGAAATACTAAAAAAAGAGGGAGAAAAAATAAGTGAAAAATATGTAGGAAACATAATGAGGGAAAACAATATTAAAGCTCATTATATCAAACCATATACAATAACAACAAAAGACTGTGATTTTTCAAATAAACTAAAAAATATTCTAAACCGAGATTTTAATCCAAAAGCACCAAATCAGGCATGGTGTACTGATATAACATATATCTGGACAGCAGATGAAGGATTTGTATATTTAACCAGTATAATGGATCTCTATTCAAGAAAAATAATAGCATGGACATTAAGCAAAACATTAGAAGTAGATGAAGTATTAAAATGTCTGGAAACAGCTAAAAAAAGAAGAAAAAGCGCAAAACCAATAGTAATCCATGCAGATCGCGGAGTGCACTATACATCGAAGA
Coding sequences:
- a CDS encoding IS3 family transposase, translating into MKEKSKKDKQTSVTGMLKKLQLSKSGYYEYLKRKPCKQKIRKARITERIKKIYKDSKEIYGAPKITEILKKEGEKISEKYVGNIMRENNIKAHYIKPYTITTKDCDFSNKLKNILNRDFNPKAPNQAWCTDITYIWTADEGFVYLTSIMDLYSRKIIAWTLSKTLEVDEVLKCLETAKKRRKSAKPIVIHADRGVHYTSKKYKRLTKQMKRSYSQKGTPWDNACIESYHALIKREWLNRFKIINYNHAYKLVFEYIEGFYNTIRVHSHCDYKSPNEYEHDYLISIN
- a CDS encoding transposase, producing the protein MIQCHKLKSKIEKGYMMMTKPTFTDEFKQGVVQYVLEHPDESKVAIAKQFGIADSTVHKWLKDASSNDGVINSRGSGNYSSDEAKEIARLKKELKDTQDALEVLKKAIGILGN
- a CDS encoding Cof-type HAD-IIB family hydrolase, encoding MKRKSIFLDVDGTLVSGHATMNPKVIEAINRARQNGHCVFICTGRNKTGIKYELAKADFDGIIASAGSYIEIDNKVIHSVYFNKLLVDKISKVFDENNIYYNYECTDVTYMSKKMVELFIGGVNFESGNIELEKMMQEEFKKFSIQDLSLYNNQDIHKICFIATDQIDVERAKKQLGDDVNMVIHDIFDATTINGELISKVDNKATAIKQVIDYLGIDKKDTIAFGDSMNDYEMINFVECGIAMGNACKELKEVASRICRSVDEDGIYYEFIELGLI